One region of Yersinia bercovieri ATCC 43970 genomic DNA includes:
- the ugpQ gene encoding glycerophosphodiester phosphodiesterase — MSKNWPYPPIVAHRGGGALAPENTLAAIEVGARHGHKMIEFDAKLSQDGQIFLLHDDTLERTSNGWGVAGDLPWEKLIQLDAGDWYSPEFRGERLPLLSEVAARCAQYGMAANIEIKPTRGAEVVTGRVIALAAGQLWQDQAIPPLLSSFSFDALAAAQQAAPELPRGLLLDKWDDNWPVLTQQLDCVSLHINHKQLTAERVAQLKAAGLRILVYTVNQPTRAQELLNWGVDCICTDRIDLIYPRP, encoded by the coding sequence ATGAGTAAAAATTGGCCTTACCCTCCGATTGTTGCCCATCGGGGCGGTGGTGCATTGGCACCGGAAAACACTTTGGCGGCCATTGAGGTCGGCGCGCGTCATGGTCACAAAATGATTGAGTTCGACGCCAAGTTATCGCAAGACGGCCAGATATTTCTGCTGCACGATGACACGCTGGAGCGGACCAGTAATGGTTGGGGTGTTGCGGGTGATTTGCCGTGGGAGAAGCTGATTCAGTTGGATGCGGGCGACTGGTATAGCCCGGAATTCCGGGGTGAGCGCTTACCACTGCTGTCAGAAGTGGCTGCGCGCTGCGCGCAATACGGCATGGCCGCGAATATCGAAATTAAGCCGACCCGCGGTGCGGAAGTGGTCACCGGGCGAGTTATCGCGCTGGCGGCGGGTCAGCTGTGGCAAGATCAGGCGATACCGCCGCTGTTGTCGTCATTCTCATTTGATGCTTTAGCCGCCGCGCAGCAAGCAGCACCGGAGCTGCCACGTGGGCTATTGCTGGATAAATGGGATGATAATTGGCCGGTATTGACCCAGCAGCTGGATTGCGTCTCTTTGCATATCAATCACAAGCAACTGACCGCTGAGCGAGTGGCGCAGCTCAAGGCCGCTGGGCTGCGTATTTTGGTCTATACCGTCAATCAGCCCACCCGAGCGCAGGAGTTGTTAAATTGGGGCGTTGATTGTATCTGTACTGACCGTATAGATTTAATATATCCTCGTCCTTGA
- a CDS encoding AEC family transporter, producing MPAFVISLWHQIVLSSPLFVLLALGYCLVRFGKWPSTITDGLTRFVFSLALPAMLFRMMCDFSERPAVDARLLIAFFGSCLVVFIIGRIIASRVFHLDGVSGSVFALGGIFSNNVMLGLPIATIMLGEKSIPAVALVLVFNGLILWTLVTISVEWARNGSPTMAGFVKTARSVLTNPLIIGIISGTLFSLTGLQLPQFIDQPVTMLGQVAPPLSLIVLGMGLAEYRVTEGWQISSAICLLKLIVQPMVIWALAWAMNLPVLETQVVVLLGSMATGVNVYLMSRQFNVLTGPAAASLVMSTVLAAVTTPLILTIIGVGM from the coding sequence ATGCCCGCCTTTGTTATTTCGCTCTGGCACCAGATTGTCTTGTCTTCACCGCTATTTGTTCTGCTTGCACTGGGCTACTGCTTGGTGCGATTCGGTAAGTGGCCATCCACTATCACTGATGGCCTGACCCGCTTTGTTTTCTCCCTCGCGCTGCCCGCCATGCTGTTTCGTATGATGTGCGACTTCTCCGAGCGCCCAGCGGTAGATGCACGTCTGTTGATCGCCTTTTTTGGTAGCTGCCTGGTGGTGTTTATTATCGGGCGAATTATCGCCAGTCGGGTATTTCATCTGGATGGTGTATCCGGCTCGGTATTTGCTCTCGGCGGGATTTTCTCCAATAACGTGATGTTAGGGCTGCCCATCGCCACCATTATGCTGGGGGAGAAGTCCATTCCGGCAGTGGCGCTGGTATTGGTGTTTAACGGATTGATTTTGTGGACATTGGTGACAATTTCGGTGGAGTGGGCGCGCAATGGTTCACCGACCATGGCGGGTTTTGTGAAAACGGCGCGTAGTGTGCTGACCAACCCATTGATTATTGGGATTATCTCCGGCACCTTATTCAGCCTGACGGGGTTGCAACTGCCGCAGTTTATCGACCAACCGGTTACCATGCTGGGGCAAGTCGCGCCACCACTCTCATTGATTGTGCTGGGAATGGGGCTGGCGGAGTACCGAGTCACCGAAGGCTGGCAAATCAGTAGCGCCATCTGCTTGCTCAAATTGATTGTTCAACCCATGGTGATTTGGGCGCTGGCATGGGCGATGAATCTACCAGTGCTGGAAACCCAGGTGGTGGTATTGCTGGGATCAATGGCGACAGGTGTGAATGTCTATCTGATGTCGCGCCAGTTTAATGTGCTAACTGGCCCTGCTGCCGCCAGTCTGGTGATGTCCACGGTGCTGGCCGCGGTCACCACCCCCCTGATTTTGACCATTATTGGGGTCGGGATGTAG
- a CDS encoding carboxylate/amino acid/amine transporter, protein MPLLVITTILWAFSFSLIGEYLAGQVDSWFSVLMRVGLAALVFLPFLRWRNISWRVILLYMVVGAIQLGIMYLFSFRAYLYLTVPEFLLFTVMTPLYVTLIYDLLRRQRLRWGYALSALLAVVGAAIIRYDHLSEHFWWGLVLVQAANLCFAIGQVGYKRLMELHPIPQHVAFSWFYVGAFLVAVFAWFAFGNPQKLPTTELQWGVLVWLGIGASGLGYFMWNYGATQVDAGTLGIMNNVHVPAGLLVNLAIWQEKPHWPSFIIGATVIMASLWVHRRWVAPHSLQMADDRKRAAGPNE, encoded by the coding sequence GTGCCATTACTGGTCATTACCACCATTTTGTGGGCATTCTCTTTTAGCCTGATTGGCGAATATCTGGCAGGGCAGGTGGATAGCTGGTTCTCCGTGTTGATGCGGGTTGGGCTGGCTGCGCTGGTCTTTTTGCCGTTCCTGCGTTGGCGCAATATTAGTTGGCGAGTGATCCTGCTGTATATGGTGGTGGGCGCAATTCAATTAGGTATCATGTACTTATTCAGCTTCCGCGCCTATCTCTACCTGACTGTGCCGGAATTTTTGCTGTTTACCGTGATGACCCCGCTATATGTCACCTTAATTTATGATTTGCTGCGCCGTCAGCGCCTGCGTTGGGGCTATGCTCTCAGTGCACTATTGGCGGTGGTGGGGGCGGCTATCATTCGCTATGACCACCTGAGCGAGCATTTTTGGTGGGGATTGGTGCTGGTACAGGCGGCAAATCTCTGTTTTGCCATCGGGCAGGTGGGGTATAAGCGGTTGATGGAACTCCACCCGATCCCGCAGCATGTGGCCTTCTCATGGTTCTATGTCGGTGCTTTTTTGGTTGCGGTCTTTGCCTGGTTTGCTTTTGGCAATCCACAAAAACTACCGACCACTGAACTGCAATGGGGGGTGCTGGTGTGGCTTGGCATTGGCGCTTCCGGCTTAGGTTATTTCATGTGGAACTATGGTGCGACACAGGTCGATGCCGGCACCTTAGGTATCATGAATAACGTGCATGTTCCGGCTGGGTTACTGGTGAATCTGGCCATCTGGCAGGAAAAACCCCATTGGCCCAGCTTTATCATTGGGGCAACTGTGATAATGGCCTCACTATGGGTACACCGGCGTTGGGTCGCTCCGCACTCTTTACAAATGGCAGATGATCGCAAGCGTGCTGCCGGGCCGAACGAATAA
- the metR gene encoding HTH-type transcriptional regulator MetR, protein MIELKHLRTLQALRNTGSLAAAATQLHQTQSALSHQFSDLEQRLGFRLFVRKSQPLRFTTQGEILLQLAEQVLPQIKQALQTCNEPHQTALRIAIECHSCIQWLTPALDNFHKNWPQVAMDFQSGVTFDPQPALQQGELDLVLTSDILPRSGLHYSPMFDFEVRLVLAPDHPLANKARIEPEDLEPEVLMIYPVQRQRLDIWRHFLQPSGVTPVLKNVDNTLLLIQMVSARMGIAALPHWVVESFERQGLITTKTLGDGLWSRLYAAVRDGEQRQPVTEAFIRSARQHACDHLPFVKSAERPNAGVPIVRPLSQLPQ, encoded by the coding sequence ATGATCGAACTGAAACACTTACGCACCCTGCAAGCTTTGCGTAATACCGGCTCACTGGCGGCGGCGGCGACACAACTTCATCAGACCCAATCGGCCTTGTCCCATCAATTCAGCGATCTGGAACAACGTCTGGGCTTTCGTCTATTTGTGCGTAAAAGTCAGCCGCTGCGCTTCACCACGCAGGGAGAGATCCTGTTACAGCTGGCAGAGCAAGTGCTGCCACAGATCAAGCAGGCACTGCAAACCTGCAACGAGCCGCACCAAACCGCACTGCGTATCGCCATCGAGTGCCATAGCTGCATTCAATGGCTAACGCCAGCACTGGATAACTTCCACAAAAACTGGCCACAAGTGGCGATGGATTTCCAATCTGGAGTGACCTTCGACCCGCAACCCGCCTTGCAGCAAGGGGAGCTGGATCTGGTGCTAACATCAGATATTTTGCCGCGCAGTGGTTTGCACTATTCGCCCATGTTTGATTTTGAGGTACGTCTGGTATTAGCGCCAGACCACCCATTAGCCAATAAAGCCCGCATCGAGCCGGAAGATTTAGAGCCAGAAGTGTTGATGATCTACCCGGTGCAGCGGCAGCGATTAGATATCTGGCGGCATTTCCTGCAACCGTCAGGGGTCACCCCAGTGCTGAAAAATGTCGATAACACCCTGCTGCTGATCCAGATGGTCTCCGCACGGATGGGGATCGCCGCACTCCCCCATTGGGTGGTGGAGAGTTTTGAACGTCAGGGGCTAATTACCACCAAAACATTGGGGGATGGCTTATGGAGCCGGTTATACGCTGCCGTCCGTGATGGAGAGCAGCGCCAACCGGTGACTGAGGCATTTATTCGTTCGGCCCGGCAGCACGCTTGCGATCATCTGCCATTTGTAAAGAGTGCGGAGCGACCCAACGCCGGTGTACCCATAGTGAGGCCATTATCACAGTTGCCCCAATGA
- the metE gene encoding 5-methyltetrahydropteroyltriglutamate--homocysteine S-methyltransferase, with protein sequence MTILNHTLGFPRVGLKRELKKAQESYWAGNSTQEELLNVGRELRARHWQQQQQVGVDLVPVGDFAWYDHVLTTSLLLGNVPERHQNADGSIDLDTLFRIGRGRAPTGTPAAAAEMTKWFNTNYHYMVPEFQQGQQFKLGWTQLLDEVDEALALGHKIKPVLLGPVTYLWLGKVKGEQFDRLSLLKDILPVYQQVLAELAKRGIEWVQIDEPALVLELPPEWLDAYQPAYQALQGQVKLLLTTYFDSIGHNLDTIRALPVQGLHVDVVAGQDDIAVLNAKLPKEWLLSLGVINGRNVWRADLSHWFERLKPLINSRPLWLGSSCSLLHSPIDLSEETRLDAEVKSWFAFALQKCAELSLLTQALNAPSEAKRAELAAYSAPIRARRASSRVHNAQVEQRLAAITAQDIERQLPYEARATAQRKRFNLPAWPTTTIGSFPQTTEIRGLRLDFKQGRLDGKNYRTGISEHIKQAITEQERLGLDVLVHGEAERNDMVEYFGEHLDGFVFTQNGWVQSYGSRCVKPPVIIGDISRPAAITVEWAKYAQSLTDKPVKGMLTGPVTILCWSFPREDVSRETIAKQIALALRDEVEDLEKAGIGIIQIDEPALREGLPLRRADWQAYLQWAVDAFKLNAAVAQNDTQIHTHMCYCEFNDIMDSIAALDADVITIETSRSDMELLESFEDFAYPNEIGPGVYDIHSPNVPSVEWIEALLRKAAQRIPAERLWVNPDCGLKTRGWPETRQALANMVLAAQRLREEQI encoded by the coding sequence ATGACAATTTTAAATCACACACTGGGTTTTCCGCGTGTAGGTCTGAAACGTGAACTGAAAAAAGCACAAGAAAGTTACTGGGCAGGCAACTCGACACAAGAGGAATTGCTCAATGTGGGTCGTGAATTGCGCGCCCGTCATTGGCAACAACAGCAGCAAGTTGGCGTTGATTTAGTGCCAGTGGGTGACTTTGCCTGGTATGACCATGTATTGACCACCAGTTTGCTGCTGGGTAATGTCCCAGAGCGCCATCAGAATGCCGATGGCTCGATTGATCTGGATACCCTATTCCGCATTGGTCGTGGCCGCGCCCCCACTGGCACACCCGCGGCTGCGGCAGAAATGACCAAATGGTTTAATACCAACTATCACTACATGGTGCCGGAGTTCCAGCAAGGCCAGCAGTTCAAACTGGGCTGGACTCAACTGCTGGATGAAGTGGATGAAGCACTGGCCTTGGGCCACAAAATCAAACCTGTACTGCTTGGCCCGGTAACTTACCTGTGGCTGGGTAAAGTGAAAGGTGAGCAGTTCGATCGCCTCTCATTGCTGAAAGATATTCTGCCGGTTTATCAGCAAGTTCTGGCTGAACTGGCTAAGCGCGGCATTGAGTGGGTGCAGATTGACGAGCCGGCACTGGTACTGGAACTTCCGCCAGAGTGGCTGGATGCCTATCAACCGGCTTATCAGGCATTGCAGGGCCAGGTTAAATTGCTGCTGACCACCTATTTCGACAGCATCGGCCATAATCTCGACACTATTCGGGCATTACCGGTGCAAGGTCTGCATGTGGATGTGGTTGCCGGCCAGGATGATATTGCGGTTCTGAATGCAAAACTGCCAAAAGAGTGGCTGCTATCACTGGGGGTTATCAATGGCCGTAACGTCTGGCGTGCTGATCTCAGTCATTGGTTTGAACGCCTGAAACCACTGATTAATAGCCGCCCGTTATGGCTTGGCAGCTCTTGCTCCCTATTACATAGCCCGATTGATTTAAGTGAAGAGACGCGCCTTGATGCCGAGGTGAAAAGCTGGTTCGCCTTCGCCCTGCAAAAATGTGCTGAACTGTCATTACTGACTCAGGCGCTGAATGCACCGAGTGAAGCCAAGCGGGCGGAGCTGGCCGCTTACAGTGCGCCAATCCGCGCCCGCCGTGCCTCCAGCCGTGTACATAATGCGCAAGTGGAACAACGTCTGGCGGCAATCACTGCCCAAGATATTGAGCGCCAACTGCCTTATGAGGCCCGTGCAACAGCTCAGCGTAAGCGCTTTAACTTACCCGCCTGGCCGACCACCACTATCGGCTCATTCCCACAAACCACCGAGATCCGTGGCCTGCGCCTGGACTTCAAACAGGGTCGTTTGGATGGGAAAAACTACCGCACCGGTATCAGCGAGCATATCAAGCAAGCTATCACGGAGCAGGAGCGTTTGGGTCTGGATGTGCTGGTACATGGTGAAGCTGAACGTAATGATATGGTGGAGTATTTCGGTGAGCATCTGGATGGTTTTGTGTTTACCCAAAATGGTTGGGTGCAGAGCTACGGCTCCCGCTGTGTCAAGCCGCCAGTGATTATTGGTGACATCAGCCGCCCGGCAGCCATTACAGTTGAATGGGCGAAATATGCCCAGTCGCTGACGGACAAACCGGTAAAAGGCATGTTGACCGGGCCGGTCACCATTCTGTGCTGGTCATTCCCACGGGAAGATGTCAGCCGCGAAACCATCGCCAAACAAATTGCGCTGGCACTGCGTGATGAAGTGGAAGATCTTGAAAAAGCAGGTATTGGTATCATCCAGATTGATGAGCCAGCACTGCGTGAAGGGTTGCCGCTGCGCCGCGCCGATTGGCAAGCCTATCTGCAATGGGCAGTCGATGCCTTTAAATTGAATGCAGCAGTCGCGCAGAACGATACCCAAATTCACACCCATATGTGTTATTGCGAGTTCAATGACATTATGGATTCCATTGCTGCGCTGGATGCGGATGTGATTACCATCGAAACTTCCCGCTCAGATATGGAGTTGCTGGAGTCATTCGAAGATTTCGCCTATCCCAATGAGATTGGCCCCGGCGTTTATGACATTCACTCGCCGAATGTGCCCAGTGTGGAGTGGATTGAAGCGCTACTGCGCAAAGCCGCTCAGCGTATCCCAGCAGAACGGTTGTGGGTTAACCCAGATTGCGGTCTGAAAACCCGTGGCTGGCCGGAAACCCGCCAGGCATTGGCCAACATGGTGCTGGCTGCACAGCGTTTGCGTGAAGAGCAGATCTGA
- a CDS encoding dienelactone hydrolase family protein — MKTDLLMTLRQAAGGFTAAVSPLASTTRHTDQQGIHCGETTIPSQGDELPAYIAKPAQHTGPYPVVIVVQEIFGVHEHIQDICRRLAKQGYLAIAPELYFRQGDAKEYDDINALVKNLVSKVPDRQVMVDLDHAAHWASRHGGDTSKLAITGFCWGGRIAWLYAAHNPQLKAAVAWYGKLVGEKTLLLPKYPVDVAIDLSAPVLGLYGGKDGSITPEHIDTMRQALRAANADAEIIVYPEAGHAFNADYRPSYHADSALDGWQRMLDWFAQHGVAANPVAEEGK; from the coding sequence GTGAAAACTGATCTACTTATGACTCTCAGGCAGGCAGCAGGCGGCTTCACAGCTGCGGTATCACCATTAGCCTCGACGACCCGCCATACCGATCAACAGGGTATTCACTGCGGAGAAACCACCATTCCGTCTCAGGGTGATGAATTGCCGGCTTATATTGCCAAGCCCGCCCAGCACACTGGGCCATATCCTGTAGTGATTGTTGTGCAGGAGATTTTTGGTGTGCATGAGCATATACAGGATATCTGCCGCAGGTTGGCGAAGCAGGGATATCTGGCTATCGCACCGGAGCTATATTTTCGCCAAGGTGATGCCAAAGAGTATGATGATATCAATGCGTTAGTTAAAAATTTGGTTAGCAAAGTACCCGACCGCCAGGTCATGGTCGATCTTGATCACGCGGCACACTGGGCCTCTCGCCATGGTGGTGATACCAGCAAATTGGCGATTACAGGATTTTGCTGGGGTGGTCGCATTGCCTGGCTATATGCCGCCCATAATCCGCAGCTCAAAGCCGCCGTGGCCTGGTATGGCAAATTGGTGGGCGAAAAAACCTTACTGTTACCCAAATATCCGGTTGATGTTGCCATCGATCTCAGTGCGCCGGTACTGGGGCTGTATGGCGGCAAAGATGGCAGTATCACACCAGAGCACATTGACACTATGCGGCAGGCACTACGCGCCGCCAATGCTGATGCCGAAATCATTGTTTATCCAGAGGCAGGACACGCATTTAATGCCGACTATCGCCCCAGTTATCATGCAGACTCTGCGCTGGACGGCTGGCAGCGGATGCTCGATTGGTTTGCTCAGCACGGCGTGGCCGCCAATCCGGTAGCTGAAGAGGGCAAATAG
- the udp gene encoding uridine phosphorylase, protein MAKSDVFHLGLTKNDLQGATLAIVPGDPQRVEKIAKLMDNPVHLASHREFTSWRAELDGKAVIVCSTGIGGPSTSIAVEELAQLGVRTFLRIGTTGAIQSHINVGDVLVTTAAVRLDGASLHFAPMEFPAVADFACTTALVNAAKSVGATTHIGVTASSDTFYPGQERYDTFSGRVVRRFKGSMEEWQSMGVMNYEMESATLLTMCASQGLRAGMVAGVIVNRTQQEIPNEETMKATESHAVKIVVEAARHLL, encoded by the coding sequence ATGGCTAAATCCGACGTTTTTCACCTGGGCCTGACTAAAAATGATCTGCAAGGGGCAACTCTGGCTATCGTGCCGGGTGATCCGCAACGTGTTGAGAAAATCGCTAAATTGATGGATAACCCAGTACATCTGGCTTCTCATCGTGAATTTACCTCATGGCGCGCTGAATTAGACGGCAAAGCTGTGATTGTCTGCTCAACCGGTATTGGTGGCCCTTCAACGTCGATTGCTGTTGAAGAGTTAGCGCAGCTCGGTGTTCGGACTTTCCTACGTATTGGTACTACTGGTGCTATTCAGTCACATATTAATGTTGGTGATGTTTTGGTCACCACGGCGGCGGTGCGGTTAGATGGTGCCAGCCTGCACTTTGCCCCAATGGAGTTCCCAGCAGTGGCGGACTTTGCCTGCACAACCGCACTAGTTAATGCCGCAAAATCAGTGGGCGCAACTACCCACATTGGTGTTACCGCTTCCTCCGATACTTTCTATCCAGGACAAGAGCGTTACGACACTTTCTCTGGCCGTGTTGTTCGCCGTTTTAAAGGTTCAATGGAAGAGTGGCAATCTATGGGCGTGATGAATTATGAAATGGAATCTGCAACCTTGCTAACCATGTGTGCCAGCCAGGGCCTGCGCGCTGGTATGGTCGCCGGGGTGATTGTAAACCGCACCCAGCAAGAGATCCCGAACGAAGAAACCATGAAAGCAACCGAAAGCCACGCGGTGAAAATTGTGGTAGAAGCCGCACGGCACCTGCTGTAA
- a CDS encoding tyrosine-protein phosphatase: MTKPALSHPSLLQLDGGINFRDLGGNLGADGRRIKRGLLFRSGSLDRLSAKDCDVLSRGPIAQILDYRDADEVQAKPDVVWQGASYHNTPANPLSSEVNANLEKLTNETLAAFDARAFMLELYHRLPFNNQAYKQLTGLLQNCASPEHTAASVVQHCAVGKDRTGVGSALVLFALGADESTVLEDYLLTETTLTPFREHMLAELSLKLNDEALGQFAFVLSAKEEFIQTALRSIQERYGSREHWLQHEFGLGSIEREKLQAYFLE, from the coding sequence ATGACGAAACCTGCGCTCTCTCATCCTTCCCTGTTGCAACTGGATGGTGGTATTAACTTTCGTGATCTCGGTGGCAACCTTGGCGCTGATGGTCGGCGCATCAAGCGCGGCCTACTCTTTCGCTCTGGTTCACTTGATCGCTTGAGTGCCAAAGATTGTGATGTTCTCAGTCGCGGCCCCATTGCTCAAATTCTTGATTATCGTGATGCTGATGAAGTTCAGGCCAAGCCCGACGTGGTGTGGCAAGGGGCCAGTTACCACAACACTCCAGCCAACCCGCTAAGTAGCGAGGTGAATGCCAATCTGGAAAAACTAACTAATGAGACGTTAGCGGCATTTGATGCCCGTGCTTTTATGTTAGAGCTTTATCACCGATTACCGTTTAATAATCAGGCTTATAAGCAACTGACGGGTTTGCTGCAAAACTGCGCTTCGCCAGAACATACTGCTGCCAGTGTCGTACAGCATTGCGCTGTCGGGAAAGACCGCACCGGTGTGGGTTCTGCGCTGGTGCTATTCGCGCTAGGTGCCGACGAATCAACAGTATTGGAAGATTACCTGTTGACCGAAACCACACTGACGCCTTTCCGTGAACATATGCTGGCTGAGTTGTCACTGAAACTCAACGATGAGGCGCTAGGACAATTTGCTTTCGTATTGTCAGCCAAAGAAGAGTTTATTCAAACTGCGTTGCGCAGCATTCAAGAGCGATATGGTAGCCGTGAGCATTGGTTGCAACATGAATTTGGCCTAGGCAGTATCGAGCGTGAAAAGTTACAGGCCTACTTCTTAGAGTGA